Proteins from a single region of Abyssalbus ytuae:
- a CDS encoding polyprenyl synthetase family protein translates to MYSIDFYREEFLKYLDKNIAVKKPETLYEPMVYILGLGGKRLRPVLTLMTAEIFGTDYREALNAALAVEVFHNFSLVHDDIMDEAPLRRGKETVHEKWNVNTGILSGDVMLIIAYQLFENYKPETFQQLAKLFSKTAVEVCEGQQYDIDFETRDNVSIDEYIKMITCKTAVLVGASMKMGAIVANASKQDMQAIYEFGLNLGIAFQLKDDYLDAFGDEDTFGKQIGGDIIENKKTFLYLKAFETLDEEEKKQLLHLYSITPVNPENKINSVKEYMVNSGADNLTLKEIEAYTNKAFEVLNKLNIPENKKAALRVFGESLMGRTV, encoded by the coding sequence ATGTACAGCATTGATTTTTACAGAGAAGAATTTTTAAAATATCTTGATAAAAATATTGCCGTTAAAAAACCCGAAACCTTGTATGAGCCTATGGTTTATATATTAGGATTGGGAGGAAAGAGGTTAAGGCCTGTACTCACCCTGATGACCGCGGAAATATTTGGAACGGATTATAGAGAAGCCCTCAATGCAGCGTTGGCTGTTGAGGTATTTCATAATTTTTCTTTAGTACATGACGATATTATGGATGAGGCGCCTTTGAGGAGAGGAAAGGAGACCGTTCATGAAAAATGGAATGTAAATACCGGCATACTATCCGGGGATGTAATGCTTATAATAGCGTATCAGTTATTTGAAAACTATAAACCTGAAACTTTCCAACAACTGGCAAAATTGTTTAGTAAAACAGCCGTAGAAGTTTGTGAGGGACAGCAATATGATATTGATTTTGAAACAAGGGATAATGTATCCATCGATGAATATATTAAAATGATTACTTGTAAAACTGCTGTACTGGTAGGAGCTTCAATGAAAATGGGGGCTATTGTAGCCAATGCTTCGAAACAGGATATGCAGGCCATATATGAGTTTGGTTTAAACCTGGGGATTGCTTTTCAGTTGAAAGATGATTATTTAGATGCTTTTGGAGATGAAGATACTTTTGGAAAACAGATAGGGGGTGATATTATTGAAAACAAAAAGACATTTTTATATTTAAAAGCATTTGAAACGCTGGATGAGGAGGAGAAAAAACAATTACTCCATTTATATTCCATTACTCCTGTTAATCCGGAAAATAAAATTAATTCGGTTAAGGAATATATGGTAAATAGCGGAGCAGACAATCTTACTTTAAAGGAAATAGAAGCTTATACGAATAAAGCTTTTGAAGTTTTGAATAAATTGAATATTCCTGAAAACAAAAAAGCCGCATTAAGGGTTTTTGGAGAAAGCCTCATG